TGAAGACGCTGCGGACAACCGCCACGCAAGCTCCGGCGGCAGGGTTTCTGTCCCCCCGCCGTTTTTTTCACGAGCATGACGCAAACAGCCGTCAGGGAAACCAAGCCCTTCGGGCGGACGCTTCGCGATCCGGCCTTGCCCCGACGACTTTGCTTGTGTCGTCATCCGCTCAGGCGACGACGAGAGGGATGACGGTTTCGACTCCGACTCAAGAGATGGCGGAAGGACCGGCTATGGACTCTAAAAGCCACAGAGCCCATGCACCTGTCCACCTCAGTTTTGCCGCTAATTGGTCCAAATAAGTGAACCCACTTCCGCCGCAAATCGCGCGTTCCCCGAACCACCTTTACCGCAGGCTCAATCCAGTACTTTCGCCACGTCATCCCGCATGACCTGCGGGACTCGTTGGGCCGCTCCGAAGTCTGGATGTCTTTCCAGACCGGCTACTTGGCCGAGGCAAGACCCAAATACTGACCAAGATGAGGAACGGTGAACTCCCCATGGATGATTTCGATCAGGTGAAAATGTTCATGAATGACTGGCTCAAGCGCTTCCTGAAGGGAAATGAACACATTGCCAGCAACAACCTCGCCACGCCCAGCCCCCACACGCAGTATGTGCCGGGATACACCGCAAAGGGGATCGGCCGGCTCAAGGATCTGATGGTATCCAAGGACTATGCCACTATGCGGAATTGCATACTCATGGCGGCTGAAGACGGGGCTTTCGGTCCACCGGATTCGCTCCCCTGCCCGGCGAGTTCGCGCACGAATGCATCAAGACACTTATTATC
This Desulfovibrio sp. Huiquan2017 DNA region includes the following protein-coding sequences:
- a CDS encoding DUF6538 domain-containing protein; its protein translation is MQYFRHVIPHDLRDSLGRSEVWMSFQTGYLAEARPKY